One Solanum stenotomum isolate F172 unplaced genomic scaffold, ASM1918654v1 scaffold10327, whole genome shotgun sequence DNA window includes the following coding sequences:
- the LOC125849755 gene encoding phenylacetaldehyde reductase-like isoform X2 — translation MATKTVCVSVTGASGCIASWLVKILLQRGYTVKATVRNPNDKKKTDHLTSLDGAKERLHLFKANLLEEGSFDAVVEGCEGVFHTASPCYLEVKDPQAEMIDPALKGTLNVLESVAKTPSVRRVVLTSSVAAVVFNGKPRTPEVVVDETWWSDPDFCRESQLWYMLSKTLAEDAAWKFMKEKTFDMVTINPGMVIGSLLQPTLNTSAAAILQLLNGSETYSNYTLGWVNVKDVALAHILAFENPSANGRYLMVESVAHFSEIVKILRELYPTMKLPEKCADDKPFTPMYQANVERTKKLGIEFIPLAESLKETAECLKEKKFY, via the exons ATGGCGACGAAAACAGTGTGTGTAAGTGTAACAGGAGCTTCAGGCTGCATTGCTTCATGGCTAGTCAAAATTTTGCTTCAGCGTGGTTATACTGTCAAAGCCACTGTTCGCAATCCAA ATGATAAAAAAAAGACAGATCACTTGACATCCCTTGATGGAGCTAAGGAGAGACTCCACTTGTTCAAAGCAAACCTACTGGAAGAAGGTTCCTTTGATGCTGTTGTTGAGGGGTGTGAAGGTGTATTTCATACAGCATCTCCTTGTTACCTTGAAGTCAAAGATCCACAG GCGGAGATGATTGATCCTGCACTGAAGGGGACACTTAATGTTCTTGAATCAGTTGCGAAGACTCCATCTGTTAGAAGAGTGGTTTTGACATCATCTGTTGCAGCAGTTGTTTTCAATGGCAAGCCAAGAACCCCTGAAGTGGTGGTTGATGAGACATGGTGGTCAGATCCTGACTTTTGCAGAGAATCACAG CTCTGGTATATGCTTTCGAAGACATTAGCTGAGGATGCTGCGTGGAAGTTTATGAAAGAGAAAACTTTCGATATGGTTACAATAAACCCAGGGATGGTTATAGGCAGTTTGTTGCAACCAACACTTAATACAAGTGCTGCTGCCATCTTACAATTGCTAAATG GTTCTGAAACTTACTCAAATTATACATTGGGTTGGGTTAATGTGAAAGATGTCGCCCTCGCGCATATTCTAGCATTTGAAAACCCTTCAGCTAATGGTAGATATTTAATGGTGGAGTCAGTTGCACACTTCTCTGAGATAGTAAAGATATTACGCGAGCTTTACCCTACAATGAAGCTTCCAGAAAA GTGTGCTGATGATAAGCCATTTACGCCAATGTACCAGGCTAACGTCGAAAGAACCAAAAAATTGGGTATTGAATTCATTCCCCTGGCTGAAAGCCTCAAGGAAACTGCTGAATGCTTGAAAGAGAAGAAATTTTACTGA
- the LOC125849755 gene encoding phenylacetaldehyde reductase-like isoform X1 — protein MATKTVCVSVTGASGCIASWLVKILLQRGYTVKATVRNPNDKKKTDHLTSLDGAKERLHLFKANLLEEGSFDAVVEGCEGVFHTASPCYLEVKDPQAEMIDPALKGTLNVLESVAKTPSVRRVVLTSSVAAVVFNGKPRTPEVVVDETWWSDPDFCRESQLWYMLSKTLAEDAAWKFMKEKTFDMVTINPGMVIGSLLQPTLNTSAAAILQLLNGSETYSNYTLGWVNVKDVALAHILAFENPSANGRYLMVESVAHFSEIVKILRELYPTMKLPEKLSRCADDKPFTPMYQANVERTKKLGIEFIPLAESLKETAECLKEKKFY, from the exons ATGGCGACGAAAACAGTGTGTGTAAGTGTAACAGGAGCTTCAGGCTGCATTGCTTCATGGCTAGTCAAAATTTTGCTTCAGCGTGGTTATACTGTCAAAGCCACTGTTCGCAATCCAA ATGATAAAAAAAAGACAGATCACTTGACATCCCTTGATGGAGCTAAGGAGAGACTCCACTTGTTCAAAGCAAACCTACTGGAAGAAGGTTCCTTTGATGCTGTTGTTGAGGGGTGTGAAGGTGTATTTCATACAGCATCTCCTTGTTACCTTGAAGTCAAAGATCCACAG GCGGAGATGATTGATCCTGCACTGAAGGGGACACTTAATGTTCTTGAATCAGTTGCGAAGACTCCATCTGTTAGAAGAGTGGTTTTGACATCATCTGTTGCAGCAGTTGTTTTCAATGGCAAGCCAAGAACCCCTGAAGTGGTGGTTGATGAGACATGGTGGTCAGATCCTGACTTTTGCAGAGAATCACAG CTCTGGTATATGCTTTCGAAGACATTAGCTGAGGATGCTGCGTGGAAGTTTATGAAAGAGAAAACTTTCGATATGGTTACAATAAACCCAGGGATGGTTATAGGCAGTTTGTTGCAACCAACACTTAATACAAGTGCTGCTGCCATCTTACAATTGCTAAATG GTTCTGAAACTTACTCAAATTATACATTGGGTTGGGTTAATGTGAAAGATGTCGCCCTCGCGCATATTCTAGCATTTGAAAACCCTTCAGCTAATGGTAGATATTTAATGGTGGAGTCAGTTGCACACTTCTCTGAGATAGTAAAGATATTACGCGAGCTTTACCCTACAATGAAGCTTCCAGAAAA ACTCTCCAGGTGTGCTGATGATAAGCCATTTACGCCAATGTACCAGGCTAACGTCGAAAGAACCAAAAAATTGGGTATTGAATTCATTCCCCTGGCTGAAAGCCTCAAGGAAACTGCTGAATGCTTGAAAGAGAAGAAATTTTACTGA
- the LOC125849755 gene encoding phenylacetaldehyde reductase-like isoform X3, with protein MATKTVCVSVTGASGCIASWLVKILLQRGYTVKATVRNPNDKKKTDHLTSLDGAKERLHLFKANLLEEGSFDAVVEGCEGVFHTASPCYLEVKDPQAEMIDPALKGTLNVLESVAKTPSVRRVVLTSSVAAVVFNGKPRTPEVVVDETWWSDPDFCRESQLWYMLSKTLAEDAAWKFMKEKTFDMVTINPGMVIGSLLQPTLNTSAAAILQLLNGSETYSNYTLGWVNVKDVALAHILAFENPSANGRYLMVESVAHFSEIVKILRELYPTMKLPEKLTSKEPKNWVLNSFPWLKASRKLLNA; from the exons ATGGCGACGAAAACAGTGTGTGTAAGTGTAACAGGAGCTTCAGGCTGCATTGCTTCATGGCTAGTCAAAATTTTGCTTCAGCGTGGTTATACTGTCAAAGCCACTGTTCGCAATCCAA ATGATAAAAAAAAGACAGATCACTTGACATCCCTTGATGGAGCTAAGGAGAGACTCCACTTGTTCAAAGCAAACCTACTGGAAGAAGGTTCCTTTGATGCTGTTGTTGAGGGGTGTGAAGGTGTATTTCATACAGCATCTCCTTGTTACCTTGAAGTCAAAGATCCACAG GCGGAGATGATTGATCCTGCACTGAAGGGGACACTTAATGTTCTTGAATCAGTTGCGAAGACTCCATCTGTTAGAAGAGTGGTTTTGACATCATCTGTTGCAGCAGTTGTTTTCAATGGCAAGCCAAGAACCCCTGAAGTGGTGGTTGATGAGACATGGTGGTCAGATCCTGACTTTTGCAGAGAATCACAG CTCTGGTATATGCTTTCGAAGACATTAGCTGAGGATGCTGCGTGGAAGTTTATGAAAGAGAAAACTTTCGATATGGTTACAATAAACCCAGGGATGGTTATAGGCAGTTTGTTGCAACCAACACTTAATACAAGTGCTGCTGCCATCTTACAATTGCTAAATG GTTCTGAAACTTACTCAAATTATACATTGGGTTGGGTTAATGTGAAAGATGTCGCCCTCGCGCATATTCTAGCATTTGAAAACCCTTCAGCTAATGGTAGATATTTAATGGTGGAGTCAGTTGCACACTTCTCTGAGATAGTAAAGATATTACGCGAGCTTTACCCTACAATGAAGCTTCCAGAAAA GCTAACGTCGAAAGAACCAAAAAATTGGGTATTGAATTCATTCCCCTGGCTGAAAGCCTCAAGGAAACTGCTGAATGCTTGA
- the LOC125849754 gene encoding phenylacetaldehyde reductase-like has product MSLTAKTVCVTGASGYIASWLVKFLLHRGYTVKASVRDPNDPKKTQHLLSLGGAKERLHLFKANLLEEGSFDAVVDGCEGVFHTASPFYYSVTDPQAELLDPAVKGTLNLLGSCAKAPSVKRVVLTSSIAAVAYSGQPRTPEVVVDESWWTSPDYCKEKQLWYVLSKTLAEDAAWKFVKEKGIDMVVVNPAMVIGPLLQPTLNTSSAAVLSLVNGAETYPNSSFGWVNVKDVANAHILAFENPSANGRYLMVERVAHYSDILKILRDLYPTMQLPEKCADDNPLMQNYQVSREKAKSLGVEFTTLEESIKETVESLKEKKFFGGSSAM; this is encoded by the exons ATGAGTCTGACAGCGAAAACAGTGTGTGTAACAGGAGCTTCAGGTTACATAGCTTCATGGCTAGTCAAATTCTTGCTACATCGTGGTTACACTGTGAAGGCTTCTGTTCGTGATCCAA ATGATCCCAAGAAAACGCAGCACTTGCTTTCTCTTGGTGGGGCCAAGGAGAGGCTTCACTTGTTCAAAGCAAACCTGTTAGAAGAAGGTTCATTTGACGCTGTGGTTGATGGATGTGAAGGTGTATTCCATACAGCGTCTCCTTTTTACTACTCCGTTACAGACCCACAG GCCGAATTACTTGATCCTGCTGTTAAGGGAACACTCAATCTTCTCGGTTCATGTGCCAAAGCACCATCAGTAAAACGAGTTGTTTTAACCTCTTCCATAGCTGCAGTTGCTTATAGTGGTCAGCCTCGGACACCTGAGGTTGTGGTTGATGAGAGCTGGTGGACCAGTCCAGACTACTGCAAAGAAAAACAG CTCTGGTATGTCCTCTCAAAGACATTGGCTGAGGATGCTGCGTGGAAGTTTGTGAAGGAGAAAGGCATTGATATGGTTGTAGTAAACCCTGCTATGGTTATTGGTCCTTTGTTACAGCCTACACTTAATACCAGTTCTGCTGCAGTCTTGAGCTTGGTAAATG GTGCTGAGACATACCCAAATTCCTCTTTTGGGTGGGTTAACGTGAAAGATGTTGCAAATGCACATATTCTCGCATTTGAGAACCCTTCAGCTAATGGGAGATACTTAATGGTTGAGAGAGTTGCACACTATTCTGATATATTGAAGATATTGCGTGACCTTTATCCTACTATGCAACTTCCAGAAAA GTGTGCTGATGACAACCCATTGATGCAAAATTATCAAGTATCAAGGGAAAAGGCAAAAAGTTTGGGTGTTGAATTTACTACTCTTGAAGAAAGCATCAAAGAAACTGTTGAAAGTTTGAAGGAAAAGAAGTTTTTTGGAGGTTCATCTGCTATGTAA